One Torulaspora globosa chromosome 5, complete sequence DNA window includes the following coding sequences:
- the LOT5 gene encoding Lot5p (ancestral locus Anc_4.281) has translation MDEDKPECRLAYVKPTVENVVAYNRYKKTQPMVNGVSMVSVPCLDMPILFGGGRDFDLLLLQHPHNVLAGVDLFILSNAILLWFDHLGCGIEAPYSSVIYHGSVHSPADREGRQLSMLVTLDRDPLLNDQFPPTPNDPGSDSLELLLRPRYSLYDRHYNPEIDTLFNFQDFGVNRGDQMVNNCHEAIATCLEIYNTQDPPPDLEQDEQELLPETIFAEQGTIG, from the coding sequence ATGGACGAGGACAAGCCTGAATGCCGACTGGCTTACGTAAAGCCCACAGTCGAAAACGTGGTGGCCTACAACCGCTACAAGAAAACGCAGCCGATGGTCAACGGCGTCTCGATGGTCAGCGTCCCCTGCCTCGACATGCCCATCCTGTTCGGCGGCGGCAGAGACTTCGACCTGCTCCTCCTGCAACACCCGCACAACGTACTGGCCGGCGTAGacctcttcatcctcagtAACGCAATCCTCCTGTGGTTCGACCATCTCGGCTGCGGCATAGAAGCACCCTACAGCAGCGTCATTTACCACGGCTCGGTCCATTCTCCAGCCGACAGGGAAGGCCGCCAGCTCTCGATGCTGGTAACCCTGGACCGAGACCCGCTGCTCAACGACCAGTTCCCGCCGACGCCAAACGACCCCGGTTCCGACAGCCTCGAGCTTCTGCTGCGGCCCCGCTACTCCCTCTACGATAGACACTACAACCCGGAGATCGACACCCTATTCaactttcaagacttcGGAGTGAACAGGGGAGACCAGATGGTCAACAACTGCCACGAAGCAATAGCCACCTGTCTGGAGATATACAACACACAAGACCCACCGCCAGACCTAGAACAAGACGAACAAGAATTACTACCGGAGACAATATTCGCAGAGCAGGGAACTATCGGCTAA
- the SPE1 gene encoding ornithine decarboxylase SPE1 (ancestral locus Anc_4.282), with protein MAGVELQRRLLDNVKLVESCHSPEFLTKNAVECHSETPHLQAHNHIFNALKKRIEAINEETCEPGDENSFFVCDIGEIERLYRNWERELPGIQPFYAVKCNPDVQLLQKMASLGANFDCASKAEIEKILGMGVSPERIIYANPCKASSFIRYAAKKNVLKSTFDNVEELHKIKKYHPESQLLLRISTDDSTAQCRLSTKYGCEMENVGQLLAAVKKLGLNLVGVSFHVGSGASDFTALHQAIKDAREVFDRARDLYGLPALQILDVGGGFQLESFSESSFVLREAIKQFFPRETFQDLSIIAEPGRYFAATAFTLAANVIAKRTLNERESMIYINDGVYGNMNCILFDHQEPTPRTLFHNNEFHYHDLDSASKQNSGSKHKVSIWGPTCDGLDCITKEYYMKHDLIAGDWLYFPNLGAYTSSAATPFNGFEQSVDTIYIDSSNQ; from the coding sequence ATGGCAGGAGTGGAGCTGCAAAGACGTCTGCTTGACAACGTGAAACTGGTAGAATCGTGCCATTCTCCCGAATTTCTGACCAAAAATGCTGTCGAATGTCACTCCGAAACTCCACATCTGCAGGCACACAATCACATCTtcaatgctttgaagaagcggatTGAGGCAATCAACGAGGAAACTTGCGAACCTGGTGACGagaattctttcttcgtTTGTGATATTGGCGAGATCGAGAGATTGTACCGGAACTGGGAAAGAGAACTACCGGGAATTCAACCTTTCTACGCCGTGAAATGCAACCCAGATGTTCAACTTTTACAGAAGATGGCATCCCTAGGAGCCAACTTTGACTGTGCGTCCAAGGCGgagattgaaaaaatcCTAGGCATGGGTGTCTCACCAGAGAGGATCATCTATGCTAACCCATGCAAGGCCTCCAGTTTCATCAGATACGccgccaagaagaacgtATTGAAATCTACCTTCGACAATGTCGAGGAGTTGCataagatcaagaaatatCACCCCGAATCACAACTTCTTTTGCGGATCTCCACAGACGACTCGACCGCGCAATGCCGCTTATCCACGAAGTACGGATGTGAAATGGAAAACGTTGGCCAGCTGCTTGCTGCGGTCAAGAAACTGGGATTGAACCTAGTAGGAGTTTCGTTCCACGTCGGTTCCGGTGCATCGGACTTTACCGCCCTACACCAGGCCATCAAGGACGCGCGTGAAGTCTTCGACCGGGCTCGCGACTTGTATGGACTCCCCGCCTTGCAGATCCTTGACGTCGGCGGCGGATTCCAGCTGGAATCGTTCAGCGAGAGTAGCTTTGTGCTCAGAGAGGCCATCAAGCAGTTCTTTCCTCGCGAGACCTTCCAAGATCTGAGCATCATCGCAGAGCCCGGCCGCTATTTCGCCGCCACAGCATTCACACTCGCCGCCAACGTAATAGCCAAGAGGACGCTCAATGAGCGAGAATCCATGATATACATCAATGACGGAGTCTACGGCAACATGAACTGCATCCTCTTCGACCACCAAGAACCCACACCCCGCACTCTTTTCCACAATAACGAGTTCCACTACCACGACCTAGACTCGGCCTCCAAGCAAAACTCCGGCTCCAAGCACAAGGTATCGATCTGGGGCCCCACCTGCGACGGGCTCGATTGCATTACAAAAGAATACTACATGAAACACGACCTCATCGCGGGAGACTGGCTATACTTCCCCAACCTCGGCGCATACACCTCCTCCGCCGCCACACCCTTCAATGGCTTCGAACAGAGCGTCGACACCATCTACATCGACTCTTCCAACCAGTAA
- the ASH1 gene encoding DNA-binding transcription repressor ASH1 (ancestral locus Anc_4.283) codes for MSTAINNYSLSNTPLIGSAGSDPRKKFAFDDLLLLPSVPSTSGLNRNYLCYSAKVSPVLPPIAQEVDVQRKYKTAPASPNHHDYDYLSSVVTPQTSPVFGRAKLAATSTQLPDCCPVNQQENLPSLRHLQLLPDPRIQEYACYYPDTSEHTPIWKRTLVHWCKEKNYQDYTKIVHEISHDRTQLTALLKGSATAGGIPSVLKPKDAFHGLSDHAKDRSTPMTPPMSPLDEMASDQPPEFTPFVSSKLIQTVRQNNRNLSSSKNRHKKTNSFKALQLKKMLNNRDILANDSQTNATKYKISKKASASASSSASASPPSLGDSPGLRKLEISSAARNLVMLLDAQTKRSSSPSRPSEPIASSSTTPTLVSKAADRRPRSRSLSPVRPATPPNTAASSGYHRFAYDSPQSPVATLRQGHAGSTKTTPKRRRSSGSSSALRKCVSCHSNDSPCWRPSWSGRKQDQLCNSCGLRYKKTHTRCLNDACRKIPTKSELSIMKSNGLLQEYNPDGTITIGYKCLFCNSIAETSDADSHSHA; via the coding sequence ATGTCGACTGCCATTAACAACTATTCGCTCTCTAATACGCCGCTAATTGGATCTGCTGGATCGGATCCTCGCAAAAAATTCGCTTTTGATGacctgctgctgctgccttCGGTACCCTCTACGAGCGGGCTGAACAGGAACTACCTGTGCTACTCGGCCAAGGTGTCGCCCGTGTTGCCGCCGATCGCTCAAGAAGTCGACGTTCAGAGAAAATACAAGACGGCACCAGCATCGCCAAACCACCACGACTATGACTATTTATCATCTGTGGTGACTCCACAAACGTCTCCCGTGTTCGGCCGCGCCAAGCTGGCTGCGACAAGCACTCAGCTTCCGGACTGCTGCCCGGTTAATCAACAGGAAAACTTACCATCGCTCAGACACTTACAGTTACTCCCGGACCCTCGTATCCAAGAATACGCATGTTATTATCCAGATACCTCCGAACACACTCCGATTTGGAAACGCACCTTGGTGCATTGGTGCAAGGAAAAGAACTACCAGGACTATACAAAAATCGTACACGAGATTTCGCACGATAGGACCCAACTAACTGCACTGTTAAAGGGCTCCGCCACCGCTGGAGGAATACCCTCGGTGTTAAAACCCAAGGATGCCTTTCACGGGCTATCGGACCACGCAAAGGATAGGTCGACGCCGATGACACCACCAATGAGTCCGCTTGACGAAATGGCAAGTGATCAACCGCCAGAATTTACTCCGTTTGTGAGCAGCAAGCTCATCCAAACCGTAAGGCAGAACAACAGGAACCTCAGCAGCTCAAAAAACCGTCACAAGAAGACgaacagcttcaaagctttgCAACTCAAGAAAATGCTCAATAACAGGGACATTCTGGCTAACGATTCACAGACAAACGCTACGAAATACAAAATATCCAAAAAGGCGTCCGCGTCCGCGAGTTCTAGCGCCAGCGCCAGTCCCCCGTCATTGGGTGACTCTCCAGGAttgagaaagctggagaTAAGCAGTGCTGCCAGAAATCTAGTGATGCTTTTGGACGCGCAGACAAAACGCTCGAGCAGCCCCTCCAGACCCTCGGAGCCCATCGCCAGCAGTAGCACTACGCCTACACTAGTATCGAAAGCTGCTGACCGCAGGCCAAGGTCAAGGTCGCTCTCTCCAGTGCGTCCAGCCACGCCGCCCAATACCGCTGCCTCTTCCGGGTATCACAGGTTCGCATACGATTCTCCCCAAAGTCCTGTCGCCACGCTGAGGCAGGGCCACGCTGGGAGCACAAAGACCACCCCCAAGAGAAGACGTTCGAGTGGCTCAAGCTCCGCATTGAGAAAGTGTGTGTCGTGTCACTCGAATGATTCGCCCTGTTGGAGACCCTCATGGTCCGGCAGAAAACAGGACCAACTGTGCAATTCTTGCGGTTTGCGTTACAAGAAGACTCACACCAGGTGTCTTAATGATGCATGTCGCAAGATTCCTACCAAGAGCGAATTGAGCATAATGAAATCGAACGGTCTGCTCCAGGAATATAACCCAGACGGAACCATCACAATAGGCTACAAATGTTTATTTTGCAATTCTATCGCTGAGACTTCTGACGCCGACTCACACAGCCACGCATAG
- the MTR2 gene encoding Mtr2p (ancestral locus Anc_4.284) — MSRYGGGNISNASGGNRSQIAELFVKKILAHLDDTDPQKLNQFLNLFNSNNCKVVFNATPFAQLPLFLQMWQNQIVQTQHALTAVDYHVIPGSQTVIFNVNCKVRFDESGKDKMGQDATVSPGEQKLQHQKHRPANRPLWGTYFGVSLQLVVEERLFSNDMNGVILAFNYNMIYKPDDSLITVN, encoded by the coding sequence ATGAGCCGCTATGGTGGCGGGAATATAAGCAACGCCAGCGGGGGCAACAGATCTCAGATCGCCGAACTATTCGTCAAGAAAATTCTCGCCCATCTCGACGACACAGACCCGCAGAAACTGAACCAGTTCCTAAATCTTTTCAACTCAAACAACTGCAAAGTCGTATTCAATGCAACGCCTTTTGCACAATTGCCGCTATTCCTCCAGATGTGGCAAAACCAGATAGTGCAGACACAACACGCCCTCACAGCGGTTGACTACCACGTGATTCCAGGTTCCCAAACAGTGATCTTCAACGTTAACTGTAAAGTACGTTTCGATGAGAGTGGCAAGGACAAGATGGGACAGGATGCAACTGTATCACCCGGAGAACAGAAACTGCAACACCAAAAACACAGGCCTGCAAACAGACCGCTCTGGGGAACCTACTTCGGAGTGTCGCTGCAGCTAGTCGTCGAAGAGAGACTATTCAGCAACGATATGAACGGAGTTATCCTAGCGTTCAACTACAACATGATCTACAAACCAGACGACTCGCTGATAACCGTCAATTGA
- the FAT3 gene encoding Fat3p (ancestral locus Anc_4.285): MLLGKQFGLAICALFLFTTFILVIVAICGSTANYKPLTNIYIGSADISHINVTKVIPQFGPILTIVGTALNSGNSSLETFFPVLHRLVGTPGFAPLLTMLSNAEDTETSVSSLVELAPLALSSNGSAAAAQQLSQVDQLLRYSTNATETLQGLESLVEASMEDPTSNSSAVVLELLKDSNDSLSSTDALLTLNNMSATEKAQLAPVFALFQVSDNKTVTFDSLATLVSSPVSGDLAQTLFLALNQSSNLTQTLQQLGSIAPENSRPALNAVGALIASSSSPNTTLSSLRTLIESNVTSSPSAQEAFTSLATLVRNGENDTLVVESVQSLATTNSTSSTEQLVSLKQLLEASNNGTGTLQVMGNLQQGLAADNSTAQYISPLVSLLESSSDPHATFTSLIAFTAWAQANPATFAPVAGILLSAQENPVPTEEQLNALTPEILQYFHVNTKYQLSIFTLCERDLYNNIQSCSASHAVQDLDFRSIIWNDLVDSDFAPYLVALNVTEDSLHLEGKLLNRQHEYVPAVEATLAFCLISIILSFFLLLAVLYLIVRRRVLGNKPWFAIIFTCLLYTLFTCLAAIIVTAIIGIIKSGTADDNYGVVFTASQAFLGLLWTSFALSLICPVLLIMAWLSDKRERKKAEPVMVENEPSANTSDSLSSSANNANSIPDPEKNNATPIVTN; this comes from the coding sequence ATGTTGTTGGGTAAGCAATTTGGGTTGGCTATATGTGCCCTTTTTCTGTTTACTACGTTTATCTTGGTCATCGTGGCCATTTGCGGTTCGACTGCAAACTACAAGCCTTTGACTAATATCTATATTGGTTCTGCGGATATTTCTCATATCAATGTCACTAAGGTTATTCCGCAGTTTGGCCCCATTTTGACCATTGTCGGTACGGCTTTGAACTCCGGCAACAGCTCTTTGGAGACGTTTTTCCCCGTTTTGCATAGATTGGTCGGTACGCCGGGGTTTGCTCCTCTTTTGACAATGCTTTCCAACGCGGAGGATACGGAGACCTCGGTTTCGTCGTTGGTTGAGCTAGCTCCGTTGGCTTTGTCGTCTAATGGGTCCGCTGCTGCCGCACAGCAGCTGTCTCAGGTGGATCAGCTGTTGAGATACTCGACCAACGCTACCGAAACGTTGCAGGGTTTGGAGTCCCTGGTTGAGGCATCGATGGAGGATCCTACCAGTAATTCATCCGCGGTGGTCTTGGAGCTGTTGAAAGATTCGAACGATTCGTTGAGCTCGACTGATGCCCTGCTGACTTTGAACAATATGAGTGCGACCGAGAAGGCTCAGTTGGCTCCTGTCTTCGCTCTTTTCCAGGTCTCAGATAACAAGACGGTCACTTTCGATTCTTTGGCCACTCTGGTGAGCAGTCCAGTCTCTGGTGATTTAGCGCAAACGTTGTTTTTGGCGCTGAACCAATCGAGTAACTTGACGCAAACATTGCAGCAGTTGGGATCGATCGCCCCCGAGAATTCTAGACCAGCCTTGAATGCTGTAGGTGCATTGATCgcttcctcgtcttctCCAAACACTActttgagctctttgagaACTCTCATAGAGAGCAACGTTACTTCGTCGCCCTCGGCACAAGAGGCGTTTACATCTTTGGCTACTTTGGTTAGAAACGGTGAGAATGACACTTTGGTAGTGGAGTCTGTTCAGTCGCTAGCAACAACCAATTCCACAAGCTCCACGGAACAGCTGGTTTCCTTGAAACAGTTGCTTGAAGCTTCTAACAACGGCACTGGTACCTTGCAAGTCATGGGAAACTTGCAGCAGGGATTGGCTGCTGATAACAGCACGGCTCAATATATATCTCCTTTGGTGTCCCTGCTAGAGTCATCGAGCGACCCTCACGCGACTTTTACGTCTTTGATTGCTTTTACCGCATGGGCGCAGGCAAATCCGGCCACGTTCGCACCCGTTGCTGGCATCTTACTCAGTGCTCAAGAGAACCCAGTTCCAACTGAAGAACAACTGAATGCTTTGACTCCAGAGATTTTGCAGTACTTCCATGTTAACACAAAGTACCAGCTGTCGATTTTTACGCTATGCGAAAGGGATCTCTACAACAACATTCAATCATGTTCTGCGTCGCACGCTGTGCAGGACTTGGATTTCAGAAGTATTATCTGGAACGACTTAGTCGACTCCGACTTCGCACCCTACTTGGTCGCCCTGAATGTTACCGAAGATTCGCTACACCTCGAAGGTAAACTATTGAACAGACAACATGAATACGTGCCTGCGGTTGAGGCCACTTTGGCTTTCTGTTTGATCTCTATCATTCTTTCCTTTTTCCTATTGCTGGCGGTGCTATACCTGATCGTGAGACGCCGCGTGCTAGGCAACAAGCCATGGTTCGCTATAATCTTCACTTGCTTGTTATACACCTTGTTCACCTGCCTCGCTGCCATTATCGTCACGGCAATCATCGGAATCATCAAATCCGGTACTGCAGATGACAATTACGGTGTGGTTTTTACTGCTAGCCAGGCGTTTTTGGGATTGCTGTGGACGTCGTTTGCCCTATCGCTAATTTGCCCAGTCTTGCTAATCATGGCGTGGTTGAGCGACAAAAGAGAGCGCAAGAAGGCGGAACCTGTCATGGTTGAGAACGAACCTTCTGCGAATACGAGTGACAGCCTCTCATCGTCGGCCAATAACGCAAACAGCATTCCCGACCCTGAGAAGAACAACGCTACGCCGATCGTGACCAATTAA